In a single window of the Coffea eugenioides isolate CCC68of chromosome 3, Ceug_1.0, whole genome shotgun sequence genome:
- the LOC113764750 gene encoding 2-methyl-6-phytyl-1,4-hydroquinone methyltransferase, chloroplastic-like isoform X2 encodes MMASSLLSGAESKLITGFGSELHFRPLPKKGLAYYPKRWYISTLAPKCSLSSSRPVSQPRFIQHKQEAFWFYRFLSIVYDHIINPGHWTEDMRDEALEPADLFSRHLTVVDVGGGTGFTTLGIVKHVDAKNVTILDQSPHQLAKAKEKEPLKDCKIIEGDAEDIPFPTDYADRYISAGSIEYWPDPQRGIREAYRVLKIGGKACIIGPVYPTFWLSRFFADVWMLFPKEEEYIEWFQKAGFKDVKLKRIGPKWYRGVRRHGLIMGCSVTGVKPMSGDSPLQVLFSTLGK; translated from the exons ATGATGGCTTCGTCACTGCTGAGTGGAGCTGAAAGCAAACTTATTACAGGTTTTGGGTCGGAACTCCATTTTAGGCCGTTGCCCAAAAAGGGTCTTGCTTATTATCCAAAAAGATGGTATATTTCAACTTTGGCACCAAAATGCAGTTTATCTTCATCAAGGCCAGTTTCTCAACCCAGGTTTATTCAACACAAGCAAGAGGCTTTTTGGTTCTATAGATTCTTGTCAATTGTTTATGATCATATTATAAATCCAGGGCATTGGACTGAGGACATGAGGGACGAGGCACTTGAGCCTGCTGATTTGTTTAGTAGACATTTGACTGTGGTTGATGTTGGGGGCGGTACAGGGTTTACTACTCTTGGGATTGTTAAACATGTTGATGCTAAAAATGTGACCATTCTGGATCAGTCACCGCATCAACTTGCTAAGGCTAAGGAGAAGGAACCTTTGAAAGACTGCAAGATTATTGAAGGTGATGCTGAAGATATCCCTTTTCCTACTGATTATGCTGATAGATACATCTCTGCTGGAAG TATCGAGTATTGGCCAGATCCACAGCGTGGTATTAGGGAAGCATATAGGGTACTCAAGATAGGAGGCAAAGCCTGCATAATAGGACCTGTTTATCCAACATTTTGGCTGTCTCGATTTTTTGCGGATGTGTGGATGCTATTTCCCAAGGAAGAAGAGTACATTGAGTGGTTTCAAAAGGCTGGTTTTAAAGACGTCAAGTTAAAGAGAATTGGTCCAAAATGGTATCGTGGTGTCCGCCGTCATGGCTTGATCATGGGTTGCTCTGTTACTGGTGTTAAACCTATGTCCGGAGATTCTCCATTGCAG
- the LOC113765273 gene encoding LOW QUALITY PROTEIN: uncharacterized protein LOC113765273 (The sequence of the model RefSeq protein was modified relative to this genomic sequence to represent the inferred CDS: inserted 3 bases in 2 codons; deleted 2 bases in 2 codons; substituted 2 bases at 2 genomic stop codons), which yields MASQFSYNCLRASTRAALSEPRIPKLQNPHFILIKEPPDLIKLTKKNKPRILRSTRIHVSSGGDSYLDMWKKAVDRDRKSKEFERIAENMARDSDDDVGEAEEEEKVSQEQLERKSSEFQKILDVSTEERDRIQRMQVVDRAAAAIAAARALLKENKPPKMQESSEVKVEAGEDVEDDHRGEQNGNSLLSLTGGTSTGTPGPNFWSWTPPSETDDAIDGIKAKLDMKAFLDPTNISPVMEKEQSADFLLLPFESKSFPSKAPLPPLQSLVEVEELGVSSSAEETPHLEEEHELGIAFSANAAEAVQALYEAKEVSSQGFYPDGSRWWKDTGLERRPDGVVCKWTLTRGVSSDKVVEWEEKYWEAADEFGYKELGSEKSGRDATGNVWHEYWRESMSQVRIGLVQLEKTADKWGKNGKXDEWQEQWWEHYGASGKAEKWAHKWCSIDPNTPLEAGHAHVWHERYGETYDGQGSAKYKCAECFGWVXMGENGEIYXWNGVKKGXTWWQGKHGDRWNRTWGEHHNNSGWVHKYGKSSSGEHWDTHVQQDTWYERFPHYGFYHCFENSVQLREVKKPSEWL from the exons ATGGCTAGCCAATTTAGCTATAACTGCCTACGCGCAAGCACACGCGCCGCCCTCTCAGAACCCCGCATCCCCAAACTCCAAAACCCACATTTTATTCTCATCAAAGAACCTCCAGACCTCATCAAACTGACTAAAAAAAACAAGCCCAGAATTCTAAGAAGTACAAGAATCCATGTCTCAAGTGGCGGAGACTCGTACTTGGACATGTGGAAGAAGGCTGTGGATCGTGACAGGAAGTCCAAAGAATTTGAGAGGATTGCGGAAAACATGGCTAGAGACAGTGATGATGATGTTGGAGAggcagaggaagaagaaaaagttaGTCAAGAACAGTTGGAGAGAAAAAGCAGCGAGTTTCAGAAGATTCTTGATGTTTCTACTGAAGAAAGAGACAGAATCCAGAGAATGCAGGTTGTTGATCGGGCTGCGGCCGCAATCGCTGCAGCAAGAGCACTTCTTAAGGAGAATAAGCCGCCAAAGATGCAGGAATCCAGTGAAGTGAAGGTTGAGGCTGGTGAAGATGTGGAGGATGATCACAGAG GAGAACAAAATGGCAACTCTTTGCTGTCTCTAACTGGAGGCACTAGCACTGGAACACCAGGTCCAAATTTTTGGTCATGGACGCCTCCCTCAGAAACTGATGACGCTATAGATGGGATAAAAGCAAAGTTGGACATGAAGGCTTTTTTAGATCCTACCAATATCAGCCCTGTGATGGAGAAAGAACAATCTGCAGACTTTCTCTTACTTCCATTTGAGAGTAAAAGTTTCCCAAGTAAAGCTCCACTTCCTCCTTTGCAATCACTTGTGGAAGTTGAGGAACTGGGAGTTTCAAGCTCTGCTGAAGAAACACCTCACCTGGAGGAGGAACATGAACTTGGTATTGCCTTTTCAGCTAATGCAGCTGAAGCTGTGCAGGCTCTTTATGAGGCAAAAGAAGTATCATCCCAGGGCTTTTATCCAGATGGATCTAGATGGTGGAAGGATACAGGACTGGAAAGACGGCCTGATGGAGTGGTTTGCAAGTGGACTCTAACCAGGGGTGTGAGTTCTGACAAAGTTGTAGAGTGGGAAGAGAAATATTGGGAGGCGGCTGATGAGTTTGGCTACAAGGAACTTGGTTCAGAGAAATCAGGACGTGATGCTACAGGAAATGTTTGGCATGAATATTGGAGAGAATCCATGAGTCAGGTCAG AATTGGGCTTGTCCAACTAGAAAAAACTGCAGATAAATGGGGAAAGAATGGGA GCGATGAGTGGCAGGAACAATGGTGGGAACATTATGGAGCCTCTGGCAAAGCAGAAAAGTGGGCTCATAAGTGGTGCAGCATTGATCCCAACACACCTCTAGAAGCTGGTCATGCTCATGTTTGGCATGAAAGGTA TGGTGAGACGTATGATGGGCAAGGCAGTGCAAAGTACAAGTGTGCTGAGTGTTTCGGCTGGGTATAAATGGGCGAAAATGGAGAGATTTATTAATGGAATGGTGTAAAAAAAGG GACATGGTGGCAAGGC AAACATGGAGACCGTTGGAATCGCACTTGGGGTGAGCATCAT AACAATTCTGGCTGGGTGCACAAGTATGGCAAAAGCAGCAGCGGGGAGCATTGGGACACTCATGTACAGCAAGACACTTGGTACGAGAGATTCCCACATTATGGTTTCTACCATTGTTTTGAGAACTCAGTCCAGCTCCGTGAGGTTAAGAAACCATCTGAATGGTTGTGA